The Pseudomonas azotoformans genome has a segment encoding these proteins:
- the flgE gene encoding flagellar hook protein FlgE, which translates to MSFNIGLSGLYAANKQLDVTGNNIANVATTGFKSSRAEFADIYAASKLGTGQNSIGNGVNLAAVSQQFTQGDVNGSGGILDMAIQGGGFFVQKGSDGSLEYTRSGAFRADKDGYITNNTGTSRLQGYAADENGKIIKGGLTDLQLNLANLPPKASTKVDSTSNLNSSEPVIDQVAKPFNPNDTSTFTTQYSTTLYDSQGNAHPMVQYLVKTDGNKWNAYTLIDGRNPDGSPPFGTGADVKAPVPSTLTFDGAGKLTSVVTGAVSNKTLTITGWVPGTVTNGVWKANGATANPTGIAVNMANITQYNSATYRNPPVTDGYATGQITGLKIDGSGVLFATFSNQQSKAIGQISLASFNNEQGLQPNGGTTWKETFASGQPGYDTPQAGTLGSIVANSLENSNVNLTNELVDLIKAQSNYQANAKTISTQSTIMQTIIQMT; encoded by the coding sequence ATGTCTTTTAACATCGGCCTTAGCGGCCTCTATGCGGCCAACAAACAACTGGACGTGACCGGCAACAACATCGCCAACGTCGCGACCACTGGCTTCAAGTCGTCCCGTGCGGAATTCGCGGACATCTACGCCGCCTCCAAACTGGGCACCGGCCAGAACAGTATCGGCAACGGTGTGAACCTGGCGGCGGTGTCCCAGCAGTTCACCCAAGGTGACGTGAACGGCAGTGGTGGCATCCTGGACATGGCGATCCAGGGCGGCGGCTTCTTCGTGCAGAAGGGCAGCGACGGTTCGCTGGAGTACACCCGTAGTGGTGCCTTCCGTGCCGACAAAGATGGCTACATCACCAACAACACCGGCACTTCGCGCCTGCAAGGTTATGCCGCGGACGAGAACGGCAAGATCATCAAGGGCGGCCTGACCGACCTGCAACTGAACTTGGCGAATCTGCCGCCCAAGGCATCCACCAAAGTGGATTCCACCAGTAACCTGAACTCCTCGGAGCCGGTGATCGACCAGGTGGCCAAGCCGTTCAACCCGAACGACACCAGCACCTTTACCACCCAGTACAGCACCACTTTGTACGACTCCCAGGGCAATGCGCACCCGATGGTGCAGTACCTGGTGAAAACCGACGGCAACAAGTGGAATGCCTATACCCTGATTGACGGTCGCAACCCTGACGGTTCGCCACCTTTCGGTACCGGTGCGGATGTGAAGGCGCCTGTGCCATCCACCCTGACCTTTGACGGTGCCGGCAAACTCACCAGTGTTGTGACGGGCGCCGTGTCCAACAAGACCTTGACCATCACCGGTTGGGTCCCTGGCACCGTGACCAATGGCGTGTGGAAGGCAAACGGTGCGACGGCGAACCCAACCGGGATCGCGGTCAACATGGCCAACATCACCCAATACAACTCGGCCACGTACCGCAACCCACCGGTCACCGATGGCTACGCCACCGGCCAGATCACCGGCCTGAAAATCGACGGCAGCGGTGTACTGTTCGCAACGTTCAGCAACCAGCAGAGCAAGGCCATTGGCCAGATCTCTCTGGCCAGCTTCAACAACGAACAAGGCCTGCAGCCCAACGGCGGTACTACCTGGAAAGAGACCTTCGCTTCGGGCCAGCCAGGTTATGACACCCCGCAAGCCGGCACCCTGGGGTCTATCGTGGCCAACTCCCTGGAGAACTCCAACGTCAACCTGACCAACGAGTTGGTGGACCTGATCAAGGCCCAGAGCAACTACCAGGCGAACGCCAAGACCATCTCCACCCAGAGCACCATCATGCAGACCATCATTCAGATGACGTAA
- the flgD gene encoding flagellar hook assembly protein FlgD: protein MAIVDTSNNTPVQDLFNSKVKTATDNASSLGDASKAATGKQSLGKDAFLQLLVTQLKNQNPLSPQDNGAFVAQLAQFSSLEGINTLNDSVNAISSNFSSSQALQASSLVGRSIIIQTDKAMVDTSKSMTGSVDVKTATGNVTVKVTDKDGNLVRTIEMGAQAVGSQSFIWDGKNDKGEVAPAGTYTFNATTKNDKGDAVALTTSLPATVTSVTLSKTGGEMLLNLAGGMGSVKLSQIQTIGT from the coding sequence ATGGCCATTGTTGATACGAGTAACAACACGCCAGTCCAGGACCTTTTCAACTCCAAGGTCAAGACCGCGACAGACAACGCCAGCAGCCTGGGTGACGCTTCCAAGGCCGCGACCGGCAAACAGTCGCTGGGCAAGGATGCGTTCCTGCAACTGCTGGTTACCCAGTTGAAAAACCAGAACCCGCTGTCGCCGCAAGACAACGGCGCGTTCGTGGCCCAGCTGGCGCAGTTCAGCAGCCTGGAAGGCATCAACACCCTGAATGACTCGGTGAATGCGATCTCCAGCAACTTCAGCTCGTCGCAAGCGCTGCAGGCGTCGTCGCTGGTAGGGCGCTCGATCATCATCCAGACCGACAAGGCCATGGTGGATACCAGCAAGAGCATGACCGGTTCGGTGGATGTGAAAACGGCGACGGGCAACGTCACCGTCAAGGTCACCGACAAAGACGGCAACCTGGTGCGCACCATCGAAATGGGCGCCCAGGCTGTCGGCAGCCAGAGCTTCATCTGGGATGGCAAGAACGACAAGGGCGAGGTCGCCCCGGCGGGCACCTACACCTTCAATGCCACCACCAAGAATGACAAGGGCGACGCCGTTGCCCTGACCACTTCGCTGCCAGCAACGGTAACGAGCGTGACCCTGAGCAAGACCGGCGGCGAAATGCTGCTGAACCTGGCTGGCGGCATGGGCAGCGTCAAGCTGTCGCAAATTCAGACTATCGGTACATAG
- the flgC gene encoding flagellar basal body rod protein FlgC has protein sequence MSLSSVFNIAGSGMSAQTTRLNTVASNIANAETVSSSIDQTYRARHPVFATMFQGGQAGGSDSLFQDQGAAGSGVQVLGVVEDQSNLEARYEPNHPAANEKGYVYYPNVNVVEEMADMISASRSFQTNAEMMNTAKTMMQKVLTLGQ, from the coding sequence ATGTCCCTGTCCAGTGTTTTCAATATTGCCGGCAGTGGCATGAGCGCGCAGACCACGCGTTTGAACACCGTCGCCAGTAACATCGCCAACGCCGAGACCGTGTCTTCGAGCATTGACCAGACCTACCGCGCCCGTCACCCGGTGTTCGCCACCATGTTCCAGGGCGGCCAGGCGGGCGGCAGCGATTCGTTGTTCCAGGACCAAGGTGCAGCAGGCTCCGGCGTGCAAGTGCTCGGCGTGGTCGAAGACCAAAGCAACCTTGAAGCCCGCTACGAACCCAACCATCCCGCCGCGAACGAAAAGGGTTATGTCTACTACCCGAACGTCAACGTGGTCGAGGAAATGGCCGACATGATTTCCGCCAGCCGTTCGTTTCAGACCAACGCGGAAATGATGAACACCGCCAAAACCATGATGCAGAAGGTCCTGACCCTGGGTCAGTGA
- the flgB gene encoding flagellar basal body rod protein FlgB: protein MSISFDKALGIHEQALGFRAQRAEVLANNIANADTPNYKARDLDFSAVLAAQQDKTKNGTFALNMTNSRHIEAQGLSNGDESLLYRTPMQPSIDQNTVDAQLEQSAYAENSVNFQASFTLLNSKFKGLMSALRGE from the coding sequence ATGAGCATCAGCTTCGATAAAGCGCTCGGTATCCACGAACAAGCCCTGGGCTTCCGCGCCCAGCGTGCCGAAGTCCTGGCCAACAACATTGCCAACGCCGATACCCCGAACTACAAGGCTCGGGACCTGGACTTCTCCGCCGTGCTCGCCGCGCAGCAGGACAAGACCAAGAACGGCACCTTCGCCTTGAACATGACCAACAGCCGTCATATCGAAGCGCAAGGCCTGAGCAATGGTGACGAGTCGTTGCTGTATCGCACGCCGATGCAGCCGTCGATCGACCAGAACACCGTCGACGCGCAGCTGGAGCAATCGGCCTACGCCGAGAACTCGGTGAACTTTCAAGCCAGCTTCACCCTGCTTAACAGCAAATTCAAAGGGCTGATGTCAGCCCTGCGTGGAGAGTAA
- the cheR gene encoding protein-glutamate O-methyltransferase CheR encodes MSTGNLDFEQFRVFLEKACGILLGENKQYLVSSRLNKLMEQQGIKSLGELVQRIQGQPRSGLKEMVVDAMTTNETLWFRDTYPFEVLKSKVLPEAIKASPGQRLRIWSAACSSGQEPYSISMSIDEFERTNMGQLKAGAQIVATDLSGTMLTNCKTGEYDSLALGRGLSQERLQRYFDPKGAGRWAVKAPIKSRVEFRSFNLLDSYASLGKFDMVFCRNVLIYFSAEVKKDILLRIHGTLKRGGYLFLGASEALNGLPDHYQMVQCSPGIIYQAK; translated from the coding sequence TTGTCTACGGGTAATTTGGATTTCGAACAATTCCGGGTCTTCCTGGAAAAAGCCTGTGGCATATTGCTCGGTGAAAACAAGCAGTACCTGGTATCCAGCCGTCTCAACAAACTGATGGAGCAGCAGGGCATCAAGTCGTTGGGTGAGCTGGTCCAGCGCATCCAGGGGCAGCCGCGCAGCGGGCTCAAGGAGATGGTGGTCGATGCCATGACCACCAACGAAACCCTGTGGTTTCGCGACACCTACCCGTTTGAAGTGCTCAAGAGCAAAGTGCTGCCGGAGGCCATCAAGGCCAGCCCCGGCCAGCGCCTGCGCATCTGGTCGGCTGCCTGCTCTTCGGGGCAGGAACCGTACTCGATTTCGATGTCCATCGATGAGTTCGAACGGACCAATATGGGCCAGTTGAAGGCGGGGGCGCAAATCGTCGCCACCGACCTGTCCGGCACCATGCTCACCAACTGCAAGACCGGCGAGTACGACAGCCTGGCCCTGGGCCGTGGTTTGTCCCAGGAGCGCTTGCAACGTTACTTCGACCCGAAAGGGGCAGGGCGTTGGGCGGTCAAGGCGCCGATCAAGAGCCGCGTGGAATTCCGCTCGTTCAACCTGCTCGACAGCTACGCCAGCCTGGGCAAGTTCGACATGGTGTTCTGCCGCAACGTGCTGATCTACTTCTCGGCCGAAGTGAAGAAAGACATCCTGTTGCGCATTCACGGCACGCTCAAGCGTGGTGGTTATCTGTTCCTCGGTGCTTCCGAAGCGCTGAACGGTTTGCCGGATCATTACCAGATGGTGCAGTGCAGTCCGGGGATCATCTACCAGGCCAAGTGA